CCACCATTGAGACGGTATTAATGTCAGGAAGCTCAGTCATCGCCGGTTTTGTAAATGCCGTGCTGATTATTTTTGTAATGATTTATTTGCTCATCGACTGGAATCATTTCTTTGGGCTAGTGAAACAATTAGTTCCAGTGCGCGCCCAAGAAACAGTACATCACTTAGCAATGCACACAGATGGTTTGCTTTCTCAATACTTAAGAGGAATGCTAATCGTGATTGCCATCACGGCAGTCTTTTACAGCGCAGGATTGAGCTTCATCGGGGTCAAGGAGCTGCTGCTTTAGGCGTCTTTACTGCACTCATGATCGTCATCCCCTACATTGGTATTACATTGGGGCTCACGCTTGCTGTTTTATCTGCGCCACTTCAATTTGGTCCTGGCACTCAAATCATCGGTGTTCTGATCTTATTTGGCATTGGCCAATTTCTTGAAGGCTTCTTCTTAACACCCCGCTTGGTGGGTGAGCGCATTGGTCTCCACCCAGTTGCCGTCCTATTTGCCCTGCTCTTGTTTGGCAAGTTATTTGGTTTCTTTGACGTATTGCTTGCGCTTCCTATCAGCGCAGTCAGCTTGGTGCTGATGAAATGCCTTTGGTCCGTTTATACGCAAAGCTCCTGGTATCAAAAATAATTTAGTTGTAATGAATACATCTCCGCTACCAAGACAATTTGCTTTAGACATAAGCCACACACCCAAAGCCAGTTTAGAAAATTATTTACCCGGGAAAGATCTTGCGCTGCTATCTGCCTTACAAGATCTACAAAAGGCCTGGACGCAACCTGGCATAGCAGCATCCTCCAATCCACTCAATCAACGCTGGATTTACTGGTGGGGACCCGAAGGTTCTGGTCGCACCCATTTACTCGAAGCAATAGGGCTTGCGGCGCAGACTACGGGGCTGGAGCATTTCAATTTAAACCCAAGTCAGCCGACCACATGGGTGAGGCTTGAAGAAAGAATGGGGGGGCTCTCGCAAGGTGATTTGCCATCTGTTATTACAGTAGATGATGTTGATCGCTTAGACGAGCGCCTGGTTGGCGCACTCTTTCGCATTCTTAATCAGGCTCAAGCCAGCAAAGCCATTCATATTTTCATGGCTGGCAATGAGGCGCCAGCCAACCTAAAACTGCGAGAAGACCTGCGCACCCGCCTTGGCTGGGGCTTAATCTTCCAAACCCAAGTTTTGGCTGATGATGAGAAAATACAGGCACTAGAGCAAGCAGCAAAGGCTCGCGGTTTGGTGTTATCGCCCGATGTTTTGCCTTGGCTGCTAAATCGCTTTTATCGAGATATGCCGAATTTAATGGCTTTGATTGATGCTTTAGATGCGTATTCATTAGAAACTAAACGTGCTGTAACCTTGCCTCTTGTTCGCGAGCTCTTGCAGCCTAAATAATTTAATTCATATTTATTCGTGACCCAGTTAGCCCTTTTCGATTTAGATCACACCCTCCTACCTTGCGATAGCGATTACGAATGGGGTCAATTTTTGGCTCGCATTGGCGTAGTGGATAGTGCGTACTATGCAAAACAAAATGAGCGCTTCTATCAAGATTACAAAGATGGCAAGCTAGATATTCATGAGTTCTTACGTTTTGCTTTAAAACCTTTGTCCGAGCATTCACGAGTCCAACTCAAAGAGTGGCATGACCAATTCATGCAAGAAGTAATTAACGGACAGCTCCGCCAAAAAGCAATGGATTTAGTTAAGCAACATCAAGATGCCGGCGACTTATGTTGCGTAGTAACAGCAACCAATAGTTTTGTTACGCGTCCAATTGTGGAGAGCTTTGGCATTGCGCATTTGATTGCCACCGAGCCCGCTACCGCCCTAAATGACCCGCTAGCCAATTACACCGGGGAAGTAAAAGGCATTCCAAATTTTCGTGAAGGCAAGATTCAGAACCTGCATGATTGGCTGGCCAATCAAAACCTCAACCTGAGCACCCTGCAAAAAAGTTACTTTTATTCCGACTCCATGAATGACCTCCCTTTACTGGAAAAGGTTAGTCACCCAGTTGCCACCAACCCAGATGATCGCCTGCGCACTGAAGCCAATAAGCGCAACTGGCCCATCCTTGAATTGTTCGCATGATTACCAAATTTATTAAACGCATTCTGCGCCGTGACCCAATGGTTAAGCACACGCAGGCAAACAATACTGGGGCACCTAAGCGCATTCCCAAAAAATCGCATCGCATCGATCCTCACTTACTTTCTAAAAATGCAGTGAAGGTTACCCACACTTTGCAGCAAGCAGGTTATGAGGCATTTATTGTGGGCGGTGCTGTACGAGATCTTGCTTTAGGTATTAGCCCAAAAGATTTTGACGTAGCCACTAACGCCACTCCAGAGCAAGTACAAAAACTCTTTCGCAAAGCTCGCCTCATTGGCCGTCGCTTTCAAATTGTTCATGTCACTTTTTTCGGCAAAGGCCACCCCGAAATTATTGAGGTATCGACCTTCAGGGCCCTGCTAGATAACGCTGGAGACCATGTAGCAGAAAGCGGTCGAATCCTGCGTGATAACGTCTGGGGCTCTCAAGGTGAGGATGCTGCAAGGCGCGACTTCACAATCAATGCAATGTATTACGACCCATCTTCCGAGACAGTCTTGGACTATCACGGTGGTATGGCGGACATGGAAAAGAAAACATTGCGCATGATTGGTGATCCTGCAAAACGCTATCGCGAAGATCCTGTTCGCATGCTCAGAGCAATTCGCTTTGCCGCAAAAACCGGCTTTAATTTAGATGATGCAACGCGTACGCCAATTGCAAAGCTGGGCAAACTATTAAATGATGTGCCATCAGCCAGGCTCTTTGATGAAATTCTCAAGCTCCTCATGTCTGGTTATTCATGGGCAGCAATACAAGGACTAAAAGATGCAGGCTTGCATCATGGTCTTCTATTGCCATTGCTAGATCACATACTCGATGATAGTGAAGCTTCTAAAGGCGCCAATAGTTTTGTCAAACTCGCCCTAGCAAACACCGATCAGCGCATTCAATCTGGAAAAAGCGTGTCAGCTGGATTCTTGTTCGCCACCCTGCTTTGGCCAGATCTTTTAAAGAACTGGAAAGGGAATATCGCCAAAGGGGCTGCCAATATTCCAGCACTGCACGATGCGATGGACGACACTATCGCCACTCAAAGCAGCGGCATGACTATTCAGCGACGCTTTGAAAGCGATATGCGTGAAATTTGGTCTATGCAGTCGCGTTTTGAAAGGCGTGTAGGTCGCTACCCCTACTGCCTAATCGAATCCCCTCGTTTTAGAGCGGGTTATGACTTTATGTTGCTTCGCTGCGCCACTGGAGAACTGAACCCTGCAATTGGCCAGTGGTGGACTGACTTCATTGAGGCCGACACAGTCGGTCAAGACGAGCTCATGGCTAGCGTCAAAAATGAATCTGGCAATAGCGCTAGCCCAACCAAGAGACGTCGTCGCAGAAAGCCAAAAGCGGCCCTGCCCCCAGAAGGTGCGGCAAGCTAAGCAGACTTAGAGAAATTTCGGTAAAGTAGCTTTATCTCTAGTTTGGAAGCATATGGCACAGGCATATATCGGATTTGGCGGCAATATTGGCGACACGCGGCAGCTTATTACTGACGCGATTGTCTGCTTAGCATTACGCTCAGAACTGCAAATCTTAGCAAAAAGTTGCTTTTACCAAAGCGCTCCTGTCGAGGCTACTGGCGGTGATTACATTAATGCCGTCATAGAAGTTGAGACTGAATTAACCCCTTATGGCCTTCTGCATGTTTGCCAAGCGATTGAGCAAGAATTTGGCCGAGAGCGCCCCTACGCAAATGCACCCCGCACCCTTGATCTCGATATCCTCTCATTCGAGGGAATTACCCAAAATGAGACTGAACTGATGCTCCCGCATCCAAAAATCATTGAGCGCTCATTTGTTCTGCTACCACTCCTAGAAATAGCGCCTGATATCTTCTTGCCAAACTGGGGTGAACTGAAGGCCTATCTCCCCAATGTTGCCCACCAAAGAATAGAAAAACTACCCCGCAGGAACTGCAATTGCGGGGAAAAGACGTTTATAGCCAATCGGCACATTAATTCACATTAAACTCTCGCCATGGGTTACTTACAAGGCGACAAGCCAATCACAATTACTAAGCTCCTCGCGATGCATGCTGAGGGTGAAAAAATTACTATGCTCACTGCATATGACTCAACCATGTCCGCATTGTTGAATCGTTGCGGAGTTGAGACCATCCTGATTGGTGACTCGTTGGGCAATGTAATCCAAGGTCATTCAAGTACAACGCCCGTTACCGTAGAACAGGTCGCATATCACACTGAGTGTGTAGTTCGCGCCAACTCCCATGCTTTTGTAATTGCCGATCTTCCCTTTGCAAGCTATGGCGACCCTGTGCAAGCATTAGATTCTGCTGCAACACTAATGCGCGCTGGTGCAGATATGGTCAAACTTGAAGGCGGCGACTGGCAAGTCGAAATCATCCGTTATTTAGTTGAACGCAGCGTTCCAGTTTGTGCGCACCTTGGACTACTCCCTCAATCAGTTCATGTATTGGGCGGCTATAAAGTTCAAGGTAAATCTAAAGATGCGGCTAGCGTCATGCTCGAGCAAGCACTTGCTTGCCAGGCAGCTGAAGCTCAAATGGTAGTACTAGAAGCCATTCCCTCTTCATTAGGGGAAAGAATTACTGAAGAGCTCTCCATTCCAACTATTGGAATTGGCGCGGGTTCCGATTGCTCCGGCCAAGTATTAGTACTGCAAGATATGCTGGGTATCAGCCCAGGCAAGCCACCCAAGTTTGTCAAAAACTTTATGGATGGTCACCAGTCCGTCGAAGCTGCTGTCAAAGCTTATGTGCGCGAAGTGAAGTCCGGCAAATTTCCCGGACCTGAGCACGGCTTCGCTGGCTGATTGCCAGCTAGCCCACTCAATCAGTACTAGCTAAAGAAACTCTTTACGCCGTCAAACCAACCCTTTTGTTGAGGGCTGTGCTTATCACCGCCAGACTTTAAGCTGTCATCAAACTTCTGCAGCAATTGTTTTTGCTCGTCAGTGAGTTTGATGGGCGTCTCAACCAACACATGCACAAAGAGGTCGCCCACCAAAGTAGAGCGCAGTCCTTTGATGCCTTTATTGCGTAAGCGGAAAGTCTTGCCAGTTTGCGTCCCTTCTGGAATTGGGAGCTCAACACGCCCAGACAGTGTAGGTACCTCGATTTCGCCGCCAATGGTTGCCGTTGCAAACGAGATTGGCATTTGCACATGCAGATCGCTACCATCACGCTCAAATACTTTATGCGGCTTAACACGCACCTCTACATAAAGATCGCCAGATGGTCCGCCATTAATTCCGGGCTCCCCATTGCCAACAGAGCGAACGCGCATGCCGTCATCAATACCCGCTGGGATTTTGATTTCCAGTGTTTTTTGTTCTTTGTGCTTTCCGCTACCATGGCAAGTTTTGCAAGGCTTCGGAATGTACTCGCCCGTACCGCGACACTTAGGACAAGTTTGCTGCATAGAGAAGAAGCCCTGCTGTACGCGAACCTGACCATGACCATTACAAGTAGTACATGTTTCAGCCTTGGATCCAGGTTCAGCACCCGTGCCATGACAGGGCTTGCAATTACTCCAGCTAGGGACACGAATTTGTGTTGTGTAACCTTCGGCAGCCTGCTCAAGGGTAATGTCCATGTTGTAGCGAAGATCAGCGCCCTTGTAGACTTGTGGGCCAGACTGGCGACCGCCACCTTGCCCAAAAATATCACCGAAGATGTCACCAAAGGCATCGGCAAAGCCGCCGCCGCCAAATCCACCACCCATTGAGGGATCAACGCCAGCATGACCATACTGATCATAAGCAGCGCGCTT
Above is a window of Polynucleobacter necessarius DNA encoding:
- the hda gene encoding DnaA regulatory inactivator Hda; this encodes MNTSPLPRQFALDISHTPKASLENYLPGKDLALLSALQDLQKAWTQPGIAASSNPLNQRWIYWWGPEGSGRTHLLEAIGLAAQTTGLEHFNLNPSQPTTWVRLEERMGGLSQGDLPSVITVDDVDRLDERLVGALFRILNQAQASKAIHIFMAGNEAPANLKLREDLRTRLGWGLIFQTQVLADDEKIQALEQAAKARGLVLSPDVLPWLLNRFYRDMPNLMALIDALDAYSLETKRAVTLPLVRELLQPK
- a CDS encoding HAD family hydrolase, which encodes MTQLALFDLDHTLLPCDSDYEWGQFLARIGVVDSAYYAKQNERFYQDYKDGKLDIHEFLRFALKPLSEHSRVQLKEWHDQFMQEVINGQLRQKAMDLVKQHQDAGDLCCVVTATNSFVTRPIVESFGIAHLIATEPATALNDPLANYTGEVKGIPNFREGKIQNLHDWLANQNLNLSTLQKSYFYSDSMNDLPLLEKVSHPVATNPDDRLRTEANKRNWPILELFA
- the pcnB gene encoding polynucleotide adenylyltransferase PcnB translates to MITKFIKRILRRDPMVKHTQANNTGAPKRIPKKSHRIDPHLLSKNAVKVTHTLQQAGYEAFIVGGAVRDLALGISPKDFDVATNATPEQVQKLFRKARLIGRRFQIVHVTFFGKGHPEIIEVSTFRALLDNAGDHVAESGRILRDNVWGSQGEDAARRDFTINAMYYDPSSETVLDYHGGMADMEKKTLRMIGDPAKRYREDPVRMLRAIRFAAKTGFNLDDATRTPIAKLGKLLNDVPSARLFDEILKLLMSGYSWAAIQGLKDAGLHHGLLLPLLDHILDDSEASKGANSFVKLALANTDQRIQSGKSVSAGFLFATLLWPDLLKNWKGNIAKGAANIPALHDAMDDTIATQSSGMTIQRRFESDMREIWSMQSRFERRVGRYPYCLIESPRFRAGYDFMLLRCATGELNPAIGQWWTDFIEADTVGQDELMASVKNESGNSASPTKRRRRRKPKAALPPEGAAS
- the folK gene encoding 2-amino-4-hydroxy-6-hydroxymethyldihydropteridine diphosphokinase, whose amino-acid sequence is MAQAYIGFGGNIGDTRQLITDAIVCLALRSELQILAKSCFYQSAPVEATGGDYINAVIEVETELTPYGLLHVCQAIEQEFGRERPYANAPRTLDLDILSFEGITQNETELMLPHPKIIERSFVLLPLLEIAPDIFLPNWGELKAYLPNVAHQRIEKLPRRNCNCGEKTFIANRHINSH
- the panB gene encoding 3-methyl-2-oxobutanoate hydroxymethyltransferase, translating into MGYLQGDKPITITKLLAMHAEGEKITMLTAYDSTMSALLNRCGVETILIGDSLGNVIQGHSSTTPVTVEQVAYHTECVVRANSHAFVIADLPFASYGDPVQALDSAATLMRAGADMVKLEGGDWQVEIIRYLVERSVPVCAHLGLLPQSVHVLGGYKVQGKSKDAASVMLEQALACQAAEAQMVVLEAIPSSLGERITEELSIPTIGIGAGSDCSGQVLVLQDMLGISPGKPPKFVKNFMDGHQSVEAAVKAYVREVKSGKFPGPEHGFAG
- the dnaJ gene encoding molecular chaperone DnaJ, which translates into the protein MPKSKRDFYEVLGVAKGASDEELKKAYRKMAMKHHPDRNPDSKIAEAQFKEAKEAYETLTDPNKRAAYDQYGHAGVDPSMGGGFGGGGFADAFGDIFGDIFGQGGGRQSGPQVYKGADLRYNMDITLEQAAEGYTTQIRVPSWSNCKPCHGTGAEPGSKAETCTTCNGHGQVRVQQGFFSMQQTCPKCRGTGEYIPKPCKTCHGSGKHKEQKTLEIKIPAGIDDGMRVRSVGNGEPGINGGPSGDLYVEVRVKPHKVFERDGSDLHVQMPISFATATIGGEIEVPTLSGRVELPIPEGTQTGKTFRLRNKGIKGLRSTLVGDLFVHVLVETPIKLTDEQKQLLQKFDDSLKSGGDKHSPQQKGWFDGVKSFFS